The genomic interval AAAAGGAATGCACCCAGGACGATTCGAACGCCCAACCTTCTGATCCGTAGTCAGATGCTCTATCCAATTGAGCTATGGGTGCAGGGTCCGCATTATATCACATCGCTTTAGAAAAAAAACCTGTCCAAAACCCTGGTGGGCCCATGGTATGATGACTCCATGGAAAAGGTACATAAGGAGATGATAAAGCTGAAGTTCGATACACTTGCGGTCCATGCAGGATCAGATCCCGATCCTGCTACAGGTGCGATCATTCCGCCGATCTATCAGACCGCAACGTATGCTCTGGAGGAGGTGGGGAAGAACCGGGGATTCGATTACAGTCGTGCGTCAAATCCCACACGTCAGAATCTCGAAGAAGCTCTTGCCGCCCTTGAGAGCGGCCGGTTTGCCATAGCTTTTTCCTCCGGGCTCTCCGCCGTGGATGCGGTTCTTCGCCTTCTTAAACCAGGAGATCACATTGTGGCCTCGGAGGATATGTACGGAGGCGTGATCCGCCTGATGGACAACTTCTTCATTCCTTACGGAATCAGCGTTACCTATGTGGATACAACCGATTCCAAGGCGACCGATCGTGCCTTTACTCCTTCGACAAAGATGCTCTGGATCGAGACTCCCTCCAATCCTCTCCTCCGAATCACCGATCTGGCAGCGATGCGGGATCTTGCCCGATCCCATGATGTTCTTTACGCGGTGGATCCGACCTTCGCCACGCCCGCCCTGCTCCGCCCCATGGAGTACGGGGCGGACCTGGTGGTGCAAAGTACGACCAAGTACCTCTCAGGCCATAACCAGCTGATTGGGGGTGCCGTCATCGTGAACCGGGACGATCTCTTTGAGAAGCTGAAATTTGCGCAGAAGGCCATCGGGGCTGTGCCCGGACCCATGGATTGTTTCCTTACGCAGCTGGGGATCAAGACCCTTCATCTCCGCA from Thermoanaerobaculia bacterium carries:
- a CDS encoding PLP-dependent aspartate aminotransferase family protein — protein: MEKVHKEMIKLKFDTLAVHAGSDPDPATGAIIPPIYQTATYALEEVGKNRGFDYSRASNPTRQNLEEALAALESGRFAIAFSSGLSAVDAVLRLLKPGDHIVASEDMYGGVIRLMDNFFIPYGISVTYVDTTDSKATDRAFTPSTKMLWIETPSNPLLRITDLAAMRDLARSHDVLYAVDPTFATPALLRPMEYGADLVVQSTTKYLSGHNQLIGGAVIVNRDDLFEKLKFAQKAIGAVPGPMDCFLTQLGIKTLHLRMERHSANAMKVAEFLQVHPSVDRVIYPGLPSHPQHEVAKEQMKSFSGMISLELKGGVEAGARLMNRVRLCKLAESLGAVETMVTHPATMTHAEVPRAVREARGLTDGFVRISVGIEDPEDIIQDIKSALK